The following proteins come from a genomic window of Candidatus Leptovillus gracilis:
- the recG gene encoding ATP-dependent DNA helicase RecG — MTRAFNRLQRVLELEGQQGYQNKAVVGGIRQFAVFWVEQARAEATDELDQALVEQVGEVLLDYGRLPGPEARQKAIQNLQDSLQRRQKRLGASAPSAAKPAPPPPKRKQPSPPPPSKPAAVKEAIEETDEELEEIQPEAPQERKRPSTPPTLSQAEPDPAGLAQPTTSLKGIGPKIAQSLEKLGAQTIWDLLFIFPRRYDDYTLMKPIKDLVYGEQVTVIGTVWQTSAKRIRGSQVMVQSMISDGSGTIQVTWFNQPWLAEKLKAGMQVVISGKVDQFLGRLVFNSPEWEPLEMDPLKTRRIVPVYPLTAGLNSNRMRDIMQAAVSHWSPRVPEPLPADVRRRQDLYSLPQAISQTHFPESQDTLFHARRRLIFDELFLLQLGMQGFRRDWQAQPGLPLLFDLESLTPFYTSLPFALTGAQQRVIGEIAADLARSIPMNRLLQGDVGSGKTVVAAAAMLMAAKAGAQAALMAPTEILAEQHYQGLSKLLTPLGVNVCLLTGSTPAAEKTRIYAELADGTIHVATGTHALIQPGVQFHTLALSVIDEQHRFGVDQRQALRDKGAPNGSGVASPHVLVMSATPIPRTLALSLYGDLDLSLLDEMPPGRQEIKTRWLRSSERERAYSFVRRQVKAGRQAYIIYPLVEESDKIDAKAAVAEHERLQTEVFPDLRVGLIHGRLKSDEKEAAMRAFYSGDSHILVATSVIEVGVDVPNSTVMVIEGANRFGLAQLHQFRGRVGRGEHQSYCLLIADNESAEAEERLSALEKTNDGFVLAEKDLEIRGPGEFFGRRQSGIPELRLASLLDMEMLTIARSEAELLFHADPNLEEPQHRWLAERVHKFWEQAGDVS, encoded by the coding sequence ATGACACGAGCATTCAACAGACTACAACGGGTATTGGAATTAGAAGGGCAGCAAGGGTATCAAAACAAAGCTGTCGTCGGCGGCATCCGCCAATTTGCTGTTTTTTGGGTAGAGCAGGCCCGCGCTGAGGCGACCGATGAACTGGACCAGGCGTTGGTGGAGCAGGTGGGCGAGGTGCTGCTGGATTACGGCCGTCTCCCCGGCCCAGAAGCGCGCCAAAAAGCGATCCAAAATCTGCAAGACAGCTTACAACGACGGCAAAAACGGCTGGGAGCCAGCGCCCCCTCGGCGGCCAAACCGGCGCCCCCGCCGCCCAAGAGGAAACAACCGTCCCCCCCACCGCCGTCTAAACCGGCGGCGGTGAAAGAGGCAATCGAAGAAACCGATGAGGAATTGGAGGAAATCCAGCCGGAAGCGCCGCAAGAAAGGAAACGGCCGTCTACCCCTCCCACCTTGTCCCAGGCAGAACCCGACCCGGCCGGCCTGGCCCAACCCACCACCTCCCTCAAAGGCATCGGCCCCAAAATTGCCCAATCCCTGGAAAAATTAGGCGCGCAGACCATCTGGGACCTGCTCTTCATCTTCCCCCGCCGCTACGACGACTACACCCTGATGAAACCCATCAAAGACCTGGTCTACGGTGAACAAGTCACCGTCATTGGCACGGTGTGGCAGACCAGCGCCAAACGCATTCGCGGCAGCCAGGTCATGGTCCAGTCTATGATCAGCGACGGCAGCGGAACCATTCAAGTTACCTGGTTTAATCAGCCCTGGCTGGCCGAAAAGCTCAAAGCAGGGATGCAGGTGGTTATCAGCGGCAAAGTAGATCAATTCCTGGGCCGATTGGTGTTCAACTCGCCCGAATGGGAACCGCTGGAAATGGACCCGCTGAAAACCCGCCGCATTGTGCCGGTTTATCCGCTGACGGCCGGCCTGAACAGCAATCGGATGCGCGACATTATGCAAGCGGCCGTTTCCCACTGGAGTCCACGGGTGCCGGAACCATTACCGGCCGATGTGCGCCGCCGCCAGGACCTCTACTCGCTGCCCCAGGCCATCAGCCAGACCCACTTCCCCGAAAGCCAGGACACTCTCTTCCATGCCCGGCGGCGGCTGATCTTCGACGAACTATTCCTGCTGCAATTGGGTATGCAAGGCTTCCGGCGTGATTGGCAGGCGCAGCCTGGCCTGCCGCTCCTATTCGACCTGGAATCGCTGACCCCATTTTACACAAGCCTGCCCTTTGCCCTCACCGGCGCACAGCAGCGGGTAATCGGCGAAATCGCCGCCGACCTCGCCCGCAGCATCCCCATGAACCGCCTGCTGCAAGGCGACGTGGGGTCCGGCAAAACGGTGGTGGCGGCAGCGGCCATGCTCATGGCGGCCAAAGCCGGGGCGCAGGCCGCCCTGATGGCCCCCACGGAAATTTTGGCCGAGCAGCATTACCAGGGGCTAAGCAAACTGCTGACGCCGCTGGGCGTCAACGTTTGCCTGCTCACCGGCAGCACCCCTGCGGCCGAAAAAACGCGCATCTACGCCGAATTGGCTGATGGGACCATCCATGTCGCCACCGGAACCCACGCCCTGATTCAGCCGGGTGTGCAGTTCCACACGCTGGCCCTGTCGGTGATAGACGAGCAGCACCGCTTTGGCGTGGACCAACGTCAGGCGCTGCGCGACAAAGGCGCGCCCAATGGGAGCGGCGTCGCCAGCCCGCACGTATTGGTCATGTCGGCCACCCCCATCCCGCGCACATTGGCTCTGTCATTGTATGGCGATCTGGACCTGTCGCTGTTGGATGAGATGCCGCCTGGCCGCCAGGAAATTAAGACCCGCTGGCTGCGCAGCAGCGAACGTGAACGGGCCTACTCTTTTGTGCGGCGGCAGGTGAAGGCCGGCCGTCAGGCGTACATCATCTACCCGCTGGTGGAAGAGTCGGACAAGATAGACGCCAAAGCGGCCGTCGCCGAGCATGAGCGCCTGCAGACCGAGGTGTTTCCTGATTTGCGGGTGGGGCTGATACACGGCCGTCTTAAATCTGACGAGAAGGAAGCGGCTATGCGCGCTTTCTACAGCGGCGACAGCCACATTTTGGTGGCCACATCGGTCATCGAAGTGGGCGTAGATGTGCCCAACAGCACGGTGATGGTGATTGAAGGGGCCAACCGCTTTGGTCTGGCGCAGCTACACCAGTTCCGCGGGCGCGTGGGGCGCGGCGAACACCAATCCTACTGCCTGCTCATCGCCGACAACGAATCGGCCGAAGCCGAAGAACGCCTCAGCGCCCTGGAAAAAACCAACGATGGTTTTGTGCTGGCGGAAAAAGACCTGGAAATTCGTGGTCCCGGCGAGTTTTTCGGCCGTCGCCAGAGCGGCATACCGGAACTGCGTCTGGCTTCCCTGCTGGATATGGAGATGTTGACCATCGCCCGCAGCGAGGCCGAACTACTTTTCCACGCCGATCCCAACCTGGAGGAGCCGCAGCACCGCTGGCTGGCCGAACGAGTACACAAGTTCTGGGAACAGGCCGGCGACGTAAGCTGA
- the coaD gene encoding pantetheine-phosphate adenylyltransferase, translating to MRRALYPGTFDPVHYGHLDLMQRAGLIFDELVVGVYEHKRPSKSVLFSVDERRKMIEDALEVMNGLDHNITTVPFSGLTVDLARELGIPVIVRGLRVFSDFEFEFRFALANRRMAPNLETVNLITREEHTFLSSTTVREIASLGGDVRSMVPPNVADMLYQRFQAMDESHSLRQMPPLRD from the coding sequence ATAAGACGCGCACTATATCCCGGTACATTCGACCCGGTGCATTATGGTCATCTGGACCTGATGCAGCGGGCCGGTTTGATTTTTGACGAGTTAGTCGTGGGCGTGTATGAACATAAACGGCCGTCTAAATCCGTCCTCTTTTCGGTGGACGAACGCCGTAAAATGATCGAAGACGCGCTGGAAGTGATGAACGGCCTTGATCACAATATCACCACTGTTCCCTTCAGCGGCCTGACGGTGGACCTGGCGCGTGAATTGGGCATCCCGGTGATCGTGCGCGGTCTGCGCGTATTTTCCGACTTCGAGTTTGAGTTTCGGTTTGCCCTGGCAAACCGGCGCATGGCCCCCAACCTGGAAACCGTGAACCTGATCACCCGCGAGGAACACACCTTTCTCAGCAGTACCACCGTGCGCGAAATCGCGTCGCTGGGCGGTGATGTGCGCAGCATGGTTCCGCCCAACGTGGCCGATATGTTGTACCAACGCTTCCAGGCCATGGACGAATCGCACAGCCTGCGCCAGATGCCGCCGCTGCGTGATTAA
- a CDS encoding DegV family protein, whose product MTVKIVADSACDVPEHLARELDITIVPVYINVGEQSFLENVEISREQFYHNLPTYSVYPTTAAPAVGSFTAVYDNLAAAGATDILSIHIASSLSATFNAARLGAEAAAAPVTVFDSEQITMGSGLQVLAAAQAAAAGHSVADIVTMLRQRVPRTRVFGMIDSLESLRRSGRVNWAQFGLGTLLQIKPVMMIHRGDVSVVARIRTRKKALSHTIEMVQQFGPFERLAIIHVNAPEAAEELRQMAEGVLSSTHPPMIMGITPAIGTHLGLGAVGFACIATQDHN is encoded by the coding sequence ATGACTGTTAAAATCGTCGCTGACAGCGCTTGTGACGTGCCCGAACATCTGGCGCGCGAACTAGACATCACCATCGTGCCGGTGTATATCAACGTGGGCGAGCAGAGCTTTTTGGAAAACGTGGAGATTTCCCGCGAGCAGTTTTACCACAACCTGCCCACCTATTCGGTGTACCCAACAACAGCCGCGCCGGCTGTAGGGTCGTTTACGGCCGTTTACGACAACCTGGCCGCCGCCGGCGCCACCGACATTCTGTCCATCCACATTGCCTCCAGCCTCAGCGCCACCTTCAACGCCGCCCGCCTGGGCGCCGAAGCCGCCGCCGCGCCGGTGACGGTCTTCGATTCCGAGCAGATCACCATGGGCAGTGGGCTGCAAGTGCTGGCCGCCGCCCAAGCCGCCGCCGCCGGACACAGCGTGGCCGACATTGTGACTATGCTGCGCCAGCGGGTGCCGCGCACCCGCGTGTTTGGCATGATTGATTCGTTAGAATCGCTGCGCCGCAGTGGGCGCGTGAATTGGGCGCAGTTTGGCCTGGGAACCCTGCTGCAAATCAAACCGGTGATGATGATCCACCGGGGCGATGTTTCCGTGGTCGCCCGTATCCGCACGCGCAAAAAGGCGCTCAGCCACACCATCGAGATGGTGCAGCAGTTTGGCCCCTTCGAGCGGCTCGCCATCATCCACGTCAACGCCCCCGAAGCCGCCGAGGAATTGCGGCAGATGGCCGAGGGTGTGTTATCATCCACCCATCCACCGATGATCATGGGCATTACCCCGGCCATCGGCACACACCTGGGGCTGGGCGCTGTCGGCTTTGCCTGCATCGCCACCCAAGACCATAATTAA
- a CDS encoding DAK2 domain-containing protein, with the protein MTTNSSADAPPIDRKWLQCNGQQLRKMAHAGLLWLERNHEKVNALNVFPVPDGDTGTNMLLTMRSAYKQIQDNYTTHVGKMSGDLSYGALMGARGNSGVILSQIWRGLAKPLKGKESFNADDLADALQQAADTAYGGVMKPVEGTILTVIRAGADEAANSVLITKDLRFLLARVLERCEQALEKTPDLLPVLKQAGVVDSGGQGLVYILEGMLRYAKGELSLEPVVVTAVIPSTTSTPAQAHAIPEGGELENPYDVQFILMGQNLNVEEVRQRIDAMGDSTVVVGDETTIKVHIHVKNPGEPLSYGISLGRITDVVVENMQMQMEEIIGERETAVFPSNGHAEPPPMAVQPGQIGVIAVAAGKGLASIFHSLGAAYIVNGGQTNNPSTEEIFQAIQDVPTDKVIILPNNKNIVLASEAARDLSPKQVRVVTTRTIPQGFNAMLHHDPDGDLDEVAEAMAASLSHVATGEITRAVRSVTLDGVTVNEGEIIGLVNGRLCASGHHLHDVLAEMLTAMDMDNRELLSLYYGRDVLPADAQQVAEQIGMLYPDAEIEVLPGGQAHYFYILGAE; encoded by the coding sequence GTGACGACAAACAGTTCTGCCGACGCACCCCCGATTGACCGCAAATGGTTACAGTGCAACGGACAACAACTGCGAAAAATGGCCCACGCCGGATTGCTCTGGCTGGAAAGAAACCATGAAAAGGTGAACGCCCTGAACGTTTTCCCCGTGCCCGATGGCGACACCGGCACCAATATGTTGTTGACCATGCGCTCGGCCTATAAACAGATTCAAGATAACTATACCACCCACGTGGGTAAGATGTCTGGTGATCTATCTTATGGCGCATTGATGGGCGCTCGTGGCAATTCGGGCGTCATTTTGAGCCAGATATGGCGTGGTTTAGCCAAACCGTTGAAGGGCAAAGAGAGCTTCAACGCCGATGACCTGGCCGATGCGTTGCAGCAGGCCGCCGACACCGCTTATGGCGGGGTGATGAAACCGGTGGAAGGCACCATCCTCACCGTCATTCGCGCCGGGGCCGACGAAGCGGCTAATTCGGTACTGATCACCAAAGATTTGCGCTTTTTGTTGGCGCGGGTGCTGGAACGGTGCGAGCAGGCGTTGGAGAAAACGCCAGACCTGCTGCCGGTGCTAAAACAGGCTGGTGTGGTGGATTCCGGCGGTCAGGGGCTGGTTTATATTTTGGAGGGGATGCTGCGTTATGCCAAAGGTGAGCTGTCGTTGGAGCCGGTGGTGGTAACGGCCGTTATCCCGTCCACCACCAGCACCCCGGCTCAGGCACACGCCATTCCCGAAGGCGGCGAGCTGGAAAATCCCTACGACGTGCAGTTCATCCTCATGGGCCAAAACCTGAACGTCGAAGAAGTGCGGCAGCGCATAGACGCCATGGGCGACTCCACCGTCGTCGTCGGCGATGAAACGACTATCAAAGTCCACATCCACGTCAAAAACCCCGGCGAACCGTTGAGTTATGGCATCAGCCTGGGGCGTATTACCGACGTGGTGGTGGAAAACATGCAAATGCAGATGGAAGAGATTATCGGCGAGCGAGAAACGGCCGTTTTCCCCAGCAACGGCCACGCGGAACCGCCGCCAATGGCCGTGCAGCCCGGCCAGATCGGCGTCATTGCCGTAGCCGCCGGCAAGGGCCTTGCCAGCATCTTCCATAGTCTTGGCGCGGCTTATATTGTCAACGGCGGCCAGACCAACAACCCCAGTACCGAAGAAATTTTCCAGGCCATTCAAGACGTGCCCACAGACAAGGTGATCATCCTACCCAACAACAAGAACATCGTCCTGGCCTCCGAAGCAGCCCGCGACCTCAGCCCGAAACAGGTGCGTGTCGTCACGACCCGCACCATCCCCCAGGGCTTCAACGCCATGCTGCACCACGACCCGGATGGCGACCTGGATGAAGTAGCCGAAGCGATGGCTGCCTCCCTGTCCCATGTGGCTACCGGCGAAATCACCCGCGCCGTCCGTTCGGTAACGCTGGATGGGGTGACGGTGAATGAAGGCGAGATTATTGGGTTGGTCAACGGCCGTCTCTGCGCTTCCGGCCACCATTTACATGACGTATTGGCTGAAATGCTGACCGCCATGGACATGGACAATCGGGAGCTGCTCTCGCTGTATTACGGCCGTGATGTCCTCCCTGCCGATGCCCAGCAAGTGGCCGAACAAATCGGCATGTTGTACCCAGACGCCGAAATCGAAGTCCTGCCCGGCGGGCAAGCCCACTATTTTTACATTCTTGGGGCTGAATAA
- the rpmF gene encoding 50S ribosomal protein L32, translating into MGAVPKRRISKARRDRRRAHDFIQPFHLVRCSKCGAMKRSHHMCPDCGTYRGRQILTAAEE; encoded by the coding sequence ATGGGTGCTGTACCGAAGCGCAGAATTTCCAAAGCCCGGCGTGACCGTCGGCGTGCACACGATTTTATTCAACCATTTCACCTGGTTCGCTGCTCGAAGTGCGGGGCGATGAAACGTTCCCACCACATGTGCCCGGATTGTGGCACCTATCGGGGCCGCCAAATCCTGACTGCGGCGGAAGAGTAG